A region from the Treponema pallidum subsp. pallidum str. Nichols genome encodes:
- a CDS encoding YggT family protein, whose product MSSVLSTLSALLSVYALLCTARVFLSWVPHLSHSPLGEFLSAICEPYLSWFRRFSFMRVGTVDFSPMIAIGVLTILSNTVGTIFLVGSVSVLKLLLQMLMLLLLLWSLCKFVLEFLLILFAVRFVSDRMNVNVHTLFFVMMDRILNPVRVALTAPFKFLDLSYRASLLLCVLVILCARVLGGFFVNVVVRYFLTGTLHVAVM is encoded by the coding sequence ATGAGTTCTGTTCTATCTACACTCTCGGCATTATTGTCAGTGTATGCGCTCCTGTGTACGGCACGCGTATTTCTCTCGTGGGTGCCCCATCTTTCACATTCACCCCTGGGGGAATTCTTATCTGCGATATGTGAGCCGTACCTGTCCTGGTTTAGGAGATTTTCGTTTATGCGTGTTGGTACGGTGGACTTTTCTCCCATGATTGCGATTGGGGTGCTCACCATACTCTCAAACACTGTCGGAACTATTTTCCTTGTCGGTTCGGTTTCTGTGTTAAAGTTACTGCTGCAAATGCTGATGCTGTTGCTGTTGCTGTGGTCGTTGTGCAAGTTTGTGTTGGAGTTTTTATTGATTCTTTTTGCTGTTCGATTTGTTTCCGATCGTATGAATGTAAATGTTCATACGTTATTTTTTGTGATGATGGATAGGATATTAAATCCGGTACGTGTTGCGTTGACCGCTCCGTTTAAGTTCCTTGATTTGAGTTACCGTGCGTCCTTGCTCTTGTGTGTTCTTGTGATATTGTGCGCGCGGGTTCTTGGAGGTTTTTTTGTGAATGTAGTGGTGCGGTACTTTTTGACTGGAACACTGCACGTGGCAGTGATGTAA
- a CDS encoding D-alanine--D-alanine ligase family protein, whose amino-acid sequence MVHVTLLYGGRSAEHDVSVRSARFVARTLCLQHTVMLIGITRRGVWYAQPACALEQLCTGTVALSIQEDEKRRVCLVPGGGTAGAFVIAGMPCVTDVVFPVLHGSYGEDGTVQGLLEMLQVPYVGCGVCASALAMDKVKAKMLWQAAGLPVLPFVFFRKDAWRMHMQEFVAQLETRLGYPLFVKPAQAGSSVGASAVQTRAPLIPAIEAAFQWDEVVLVERYVRAREIECALSGNGPYTVHGAGEVIAQGAFYDYEEKYADASVARVLVTAPLETAQYEQITTLALRAYEALGLTGLARVDFFLLETGEVYVNEVNTMPGFTSISLFPQICQAAGVAPQDLMAQLLSCARERFAARAALSTDLHAHVCAPSVTAAHDPDAQGDDWDQRDSNPLPTA is encoded by the coding sequence GTGGTGCATGTGACGCTTTTGTACGGAGGCCGTTCTGCAGAGCACGATGTTTCTGTACGTTCTGCACGTTTTGTGGCGCGCACGTTGTGCTTACAACACACCGTAATGCTCATCGGTATTACCCGTCGTGGCGTGTGGTATGCGCAGCCTGCGTGTGCATTAGAGCAGTTGTGTACCGGCACTGTCGCGCTCAGTATTCAGGAAGATGAAAAGAGGCGCGTGTGTCTTGTCCCGGGAGGTGGTACTGCAGGCGCTTTTGTCATAGCGGGGATGCCGTGTGTCACGGATGTGGTATTCCCCGTATTGCATGGCAGTTATGGGGAAGATGGTACGGTGCAGGGTTTGCTTGAGATGCTGCAGGTGCCGTACGTGGGGTGTGGAGTGTGTGCAAGTGCTCTTGCGATGGATAAGGTAAAGGCAAAGATGCTATGGCAGGCGGCGGGACTTCCCGTTTTACCGTTTGTCTTTTTCCGTAAAGATGCATGGCGTATGCATATGCAAGAATTTGTTGCGCAGCTTGAAACACGCCTTGGCTATCCTCTTTTTGTAAAGCCAGCTCAAGCAGGCAGTTCCGTAGGAGCCAGTGCAGTGCAGACGCGTGCACCGCTTATCCCTGCGATTGAAGCGGCTTTTCAGTGGGATGAAGTGGTGTTGGTGGAGCGATATGTGCGCGCGCGAGAAATTGAATGTGCGCTCAGTGGGAACGGACCCTATACTGTACATGGGGCAGGAGAGGTGATTGCGCAGGGAGCCTTTTATGACTACGAGGAAAAATATGCTGATGCAAGTGTCGCGCGTGTACTCGTTACGGCTCCTCTTGAGACTGCCCAGTACGAACAGATTACCACACTTGCCCTGCGCGCATACGAAGCATTAGGACTCACGGGTCTGGCGCGGGTTGATTTTTTTCTGTTAGAAACGGGAGAAGTATATGTGAACGAAGTAAACACGATGCCGGGTTTTACGTCGATATCACTCTTTCCCCAAATATGTCAGGCTGCAGGTGTTGCACCGCAGGACTTAATGGCACAACTCCTTTCTTGCGCACGAGAGCGCTTTGCAGCGCGCGCCGCACTGAGCACCGACTTGCACGCCCACGTGTGTGCGCCCTCGGTGACTGCTGCACATGACCCCGATGCGCAAGGGGACGACTGGGACCAGAGGGACTCGAACCCCCTCCCTACTGCTTAG
- the dnaE gene encoding DNA polymerase III subunit alpha — MARMSFVHLHVHSNYSLLDGASSLQRLVRTAKSLGQEALALTDHGNMFGALHFQKVCSAEGIKAIIGCELYVAPESRFDRSEHTIGRRYYHLIVLAKNETGYRNLMVLSSKAYIEGMYYKPRVDDELLAQHAEGLICLSSCLAGQLPYLLLQGRKREAEEHARKYRALFGVDNYFIEVQDHGLDEEKKVAPLLIELACRLGIPLVVTNDVHYAEQEDSVAQDILLCIGTKKNRSDPNRLKFKTDEFYLKSSEKMAQLFPHYPEMVLNTVRIAQRCNVRIPQPGPLLPLYQIPHEFSSKEHYIRHLVHRGLYDRYAVVSEEIKARADYELDVIVRMDFVGYFLIVWDFITWAKEHDIPVGPGRGSGASSIVAYALKITDIDPLRYKLLFERFMNPERISMPDFDIDFCFERRQEVIEYVRARYGNDNVGQIITFGTLKPKAAIRDVGRVLDIPLSEVLMITKLMPDDPKLTFKKAYESEQLAQMKQEPRYAELFQIAEKLEDTNRNTSLHAAGIVIGKTALTDYVPLYKDSKTGKISTQFGMDLIEDCGLVKMDFLGLKTLTLIQRTQNLVRRKGGKYTTFSISDISDQDPTTFSMLAEGKSAAVFQFESRGMQGILKRAKPSKMEDLIALNALYRPGPMAFIDQYIESKRDPGKIKYPDPCLEDILSETYGVIVYQEQVMQVAQRIAGFSLGEADILRRAMGKKKLAVMQEKKKEFAERAEKQGFDKKHAENIFEILIPFAGYGFNKSHATAYSVVAYQTAFLKANFPAEFMAANLSNEINSAEKLPLYMAEAEKMGLSIQKPDVNASEPYFSVCEGCIVYGLLGIKGLGEQVAFDVFDERIRNGPYTSFVEVLDRVPATSLNKKNAEIMIKAGCFDRFGVTRASLTAHLDDAMKYVARKKAVTSSRQASLFDETDLGECSEYTFPVMEEWSQRERLRIEKELMGYYISGHPLDEYRSVIGEKATLDLGHIENARSENKYLIVGVLNAIHPYTTKSGKNMAFGSFEDLHGSVDIVVFPVLWEEHRAQFLPETIMGLVGTVDFSKETPAFLVDSVIDLEQLRFAQVKTILAGSEHRRVSSGEKTPLQKRGVSQEVHIEVSSHVRAHAQFKSLYEILSAHTGGSGEVFLHMHVDDRTYVVYVPSCKVSATEVFAQQLKGNESFVQILKECVQ; from the coding sequence ATGGCGCGCATGTCTTTTGTTCATTTGCATGTTCACTCAAATTATTCACTGTTGGATGGAGCTTCTTCATTGCAGCGGCTAGTGCGTACTGCAAAGTCGCTGGGACAAGAAGCGCTTGCGCTTACCGACCATGGGAATATGTTTGGTGCGTTGCATTTTCAAAAAGTTTGTTCTGCTGAGGGTATCAAAGCGATTATCGGATGTGAGCTCTACGTGGCACCCGAAAGTCGCTTTGATCGCAGTGAGCATACTATCGGTCGCAGATACTATCACCTCATCGTGCTTGCTAAGAATGAGACGGGATATCGAAATCTAATGGTTCTATCCTCCAAAGCCTATATCGAGGGTATGTACTACAAACCACGTGTGGATGACGAGCTTCTGGCCCAGCATGCAGAAGGGCTCATTTGTCTTTCTTCTTGTCTTGCCGGACAGCTTCCTTATCTGTTATTGCAGGGCAGAAAAAGGGAGGCAGAAGAACACGCGCGCAAATACCGAGCGCTCTTCGGTGTAGATAATTACTTTATTGAGGTGCAAGATCATGGACTTGATGAAGAGAAGAAAGTAGCACCGCTTTTGATTGAGCTTGCATGTAGGCTCGGCATTCCGTTGGTGGTTACAAACGACGTGCATTATGCGGAGCAGGAAGACTCTGTTGCACAAGACATTCTGCTGTGCATTGGAACGAAGAAGAATCGCTCCGATCCCAATCGGCTTAAATTTAAAACAGACGAGTTCTATTTAAAGTCTTCTGAAAAAATGGCTCAGCTGTTTCCCCACTATCCTGAAATGGTGCTGAATACGGTGCGCATTGCACAGAGATGTAATGTGCGGATTCCTCAGCCTGGCCCGCTGCTTCCGCTCTACCAGATTCCTCATGAGTTTTCCAGCAAGGAACACTATATTCGCCATCTGGTCCATCGAGGTTTGTATGATCGCTATGCAGTAGTGAGCGAAGAAATTAAGGCGCGTGCTGATTATGAACTAGATGTTATCGTGAGGATGGATTTTGTTGGCTACTTTTTGATCGTGTGGGATTTTATTACGTGGGCAAAGGAGCATGATATTCCTGTTGGTCCGGGGCGGGGGTCTGGAGCAAGTTCTATTGTTGCATATGCGTTAAAAATTACCGACATCGATCCCCTTAGATATAAGTTGCTTTTTGAAAGATTTATGAATCCTGAGCGTATTTCTATGCCCGATTTTGACATCGACTTTTGTTTTGAGCGCAGACAAGAAGTGATTGAGTATGTGCGTGCGAGATATGGAAATGACAATGTTGGGCAAATTATTACGTTCGGAACACTTAAGCCAAAGGCGGCGATTCGTGATGTAGGGCGCGTGTTGGATATTCCGCTTTCGGAAGTTTTGATGATTACAAAACTGATGCCTGATGATCCAAAACTGACTTTTAAAAAAGCGTATGAATCTGAACAATTAGCGCAAATGAAGCAGGAGCCGCGCTATGCTGAATTGTTTCAAATAGCAGAAAAGCTTGAAGACACCAATCGAAACACTAGTTTGCATGCAGCAGGTATCGTTATTGGTAAAACGGCGCTCACTGATTATGTACCGCTCTACAAGGATTCTAAGACGGGAAAAATTAGTACCCAGTTTGGTATGGATTTAATTGAAGACTGTGGATTAGTGAAGATGGACTTTCTTGGGCTAAAAACACTTACGCTCATCCAACGGACGCAGAATCTCGTACGACGTAAAGGGGGTAAGTACACAACGTTTTCGATATCGGATATCAGTGATCAGGATCCTACGACTTTTTCTATGTTGGCGGAAGGAAAATCTGCTGCAGTGTTTCAGTTTGAAAGTCGCGGTATGCAAGGCATCCTCAAGCGTGCAAAGCCCAGTAAGATGGAGGATCTAATAGCGTTGAATGCATTGTACCGACCTGGGCCGATGGCATTCATTGATCAATATATTGAATCGAAACGTGATCCTGGGAAAATAAAATACCCTGATCCGTGTTTGGAAGACATCCTTTCAGAAACATATGGGGTAATAGTATACCAAGAGCAGGTTATGCAGGTGGCACAGCGCATTGCAGGTTTCTCGCTGGGAGAAGCAGATATTCTGCGCCGTGCGATGGGAAAGAAAAAGCTTGCAGTGATGCAGGAAAAGAAAAAGGAGTTTGCTGAGCGTGCAGAGAAACAGGGTTTTGATAAAAAGCATGCTGAGAATATTTTTGAAATTCTTATTCCTTTTGCAGGGTATGGGTTTAATAAAAGTCACGCCACTGCATATTCAGTGGTTGCCTATCAAACTGCATTTCTAAAAGCAAATTTTCCCGCCGAGTTTATGGCTGCGAACCTTTCAAACGAAATTAATTCTGCAGAAAAATTACCACTCTACATGGCTGAAGCAGAAAAGATGGGTCTGTCCATTCAGAAACCGGATGTCAATGCTTCTGAACCTTATTTTAGTGTTTGTGAAGGGTGCATTGTGTATGGGTTGTTGGGTATTAAAGGTTTGGGTGAGCAGGTTGCGTTTGACGTTTTTGATGAGCGTATTCGCAACGGTCCTTACACCTCCTTTGTAGAGGTGCTGGATCGAGTTCCTGCAACCTCGTTAAATAAAAAAAATGCCGAAATAATGATTAAGGCTGGATGTTTTGACCGGTTCGGGGTAACTCGCGCAAGTCTTACAGCGCACCTCGACGATGCAATGAAATATGTTGCGCGAAAAAAGGCGGTTACAAGTTCTAGACAAGCAAGCCTTTTTGACGAAACGGATTTAGGAGAATGTTCTGAATACACCTTTCCGGTTATGGAAGAATGGTCCCAGAGGGAGAGACTCCGTATAGAGAAGGAACTGATGGGGTATTATATTTCTGGTCATCCTCTTGATGAATATCGAAGTGTGATAGGAGAAAAGGCGACATTGGATTTAGGACATATTGAAAATGCTCGTTCTGAAAATAAATACCTGATTGTGGGAGTGCTGAATGCTATTCACCCGTATACAACTAAGTCAGGAAAGAATATGGCTTTTGGCTCTTTTGAGGATCTCCATGGCTCTGTAGACATAGTTGTGTTTCCTGTGCTGTGGGAGGAGCATCGCGCGCAGTTCTTGCCAGAAACTATTATGGGGTTGGTGGGAACTGTAGACTTTTCTAAAGAAACCCCGGCGTTCTTGGTAGATTCTGTCATTGACTTGGAACAATTACGGTTTGCTCAGGTTAAAACTATTCTGGCTGGATCGGAGCATAGGCGTGTATCGTCAGGAGAGAAAACTCCACTGCAGAAACGTGGCGTTTCGCAGGAAGTGCACATCGAGGTGAGTTCTCACGTTCGTGCGCATGCACAGTTTAAATCGTTGTATGAGATTTTGAGTGCACATACAGGAGGCTCGGGTGAAGTGTTTCTTCACATGCATGTGGATGACCGTACGTACGTGGTGTACGTTCCTTCGTGTAAGGTATCTGCCACTGAGGTATTTGCGCAGCAATTAAAAGGTAATGAGAGTTTTGTCCAAATTCTAAAGGAGTGCGTGCAATGA
- the gltX gene encoding glutamate--tRNA ligase — MEVRVRYAPSPTGLQHIGGIRTALFNFLFARAHAGVFVLRVEDTDRSRCTAAFEQNLYDTLRWLGVSWDEGGGCPETAVKQGARGDGRSVAHAGGAYGPYTQSARTDLYRAQVARLVETGQAYYCFCDASRLERVRKIRTLNRMPPGYDRHCRELLPEEVRECLASGVPHVIRFKVPLEGSTHFRDALLGDIEWQNEEINPDPILLKSDGFPTYHLANVVDDHAMRITHVLRAQEWVPSTPLHLLLYRAFGWQPPLFCHLPMVMGADGHKLSKRHGATSCDEFRNAGYLPEALLNYVAMLGCSYGEGQDLFTREQLCAHFSLSRLNKSPAVFDYKKLAWFNGQYIRAKSDEQLCALVWPFIANAGVCGHIPADVEAGAVRTRRFADEAPCAPTEAQRSMLMRVIPLIKERLRFLTDAPELVRCFFQEPSLPEQGVFVPKRLDVAQVRAVLVRARGLVHEIVSASEPDVEVLLRAEAEKFGIKLGDFLMPIRVALTGATVSAPLVGTIRILGASRSCARIEHVIRERFSDDSQGVGGG, encoded by the coding sequence GTGGAGGTGAGAGTTCGGTACGCACCGTCTCCGACGGGGCTCCAGCACATCGGGGGTATTAGAACTGCTCTCTTCAACTTCTTGTTCGCGCGAGCGCATGCAGGCGTATTTGTCCTCCGTGTCGAGGATACTGACCGCAGTCGCTGCACTGCAGCGTTTGAGCAGAACCTTTACGATACGCTCCGTTGGCTTGGGGTCTCCTGGGATGAGGGGGGAGGGTGCCCAGAAACAGCGGTGAAGCAGGGCGCGCGGGGGGATGGCCGCTCTGTTGCTCACGCTGGTGGGGCCTATGGCCCTTACACGCAGTCTGCACGGACAGATCTCTACCGCGCGCAGGTGGCGCGGCTCGTTGAGACAGGGCAGGCGTATTATTGTTTTTGCGATGCGTCGCGGCTCGAGCGCGTTCGTAAGATCCGTACGCTCAACAGGATGCCCCCCGGTTATGACCGGCATTGCCGCGAGCTCCTGCCTGAAGAAGTTCGGGAATGTCTCGCATCCGGGGTTCCACATGTGATCCGCTTTAAGGTCCCCTTGGAAGGGAGTACTCATTTCCGCGATGCGCTGCTCGGTGATATCGAGTGGCAAAATGAGGAGATCAATCCAGACCCGATTTTACTGAAAAGCGACGGGTTCCCCACTTACCATTTGGCTAATGTGGTAGATGACCATGCTATGCGTATTACGCATGTTTTGCGCGCTCAGGAGTGGGTTCCCTCCACCCCGTTACACCTTCTGTTGTACCGTGCTTTTGGCTGGCAGCCCCCGCTCTTCTGTCATCTTCCGATGGTTATGGGGGCAGATGGGCACAAGTTGTCAAAGCGGCATGGAGCTACTAGCTGTGATGAGTTCCGCAACGCGGGGTATTTGCCTGAAGCGTTGCTCAACTATGTTGCAATGCTCGGTTGCTCGTACGGAGAAGGTCAGGATCTGTTCACGCGAGAGCAGCTGTGTGCGCACTTTTCTCTGTCGCGTTTAAATAAGTCACCGGCTGTTTTTGACTATAAAAAGCTTGCGTGGTTTAACGGTCAATATATCCGTGCAAAAAGTGACGAGCAGCTGTGTGCGCTCGTGTGGCCTTTCATTGCAAACGCCGGTGTGTGTGGCCACATTCCGGCAGATGTGGAAGCAGGAGCTGTGCGCACACGACGTTTTGCAGACGAGGCGCCGTGTGCGCCTACAGAAGCGCAGCGTTCCATGCTCATGCGAGTTATCCCGCTGATTAAGGAGCGGTTGCGGTTTCTAACCGATGCGCCGGAGTTGGTGCGTTGTTTTTTTCAAGAACCGTCTCTCCCTGAACAAGGGGTGTTTGTGCCGAAGCGCTTGGATGTTGCGCAGGTGCGCGCGGTACTGGTGCGCGCCAGGGGCCTGGTGCACGAAATAGTGAGTGCCAGTGAACCGGATGTTGAGGTGCTCTTGCGTGCTGAGGCAGAAAAGTTTGGAATAAAACTTGGTGATTTTCTCATGCCCATTCGCGTTGCGCTCACCGGTGCTACCGTGAGTGCCCCTCTGGTAGGAACTATCCGCATCCTGGGGGCGTCACGATCCTGTGCGCGTATTGAACACGTCATTCGTGAACGCTTTTCGGATGACAGTCAAGGAGTGGGAGGAGGCTGA
- a CDS encoding TraB/GumN family protein has translation MNTTGRPVFPLLRRTVLKRCSLCATRCAIVFLCVLLILPFLSCCTSLSRGALPSLISHKERMFWEIRGPQGSVYILGTISVGSEKLLHFQDKILDVFDSASRLYAELGSEDIKNFASVLQRRMLHGMLEQENAAPTLSSLSREELEMLRSTLGDDMHTLSRFEPWVMRVALYQALIAHTKLDSGKNIEAFLYQRAGNRKILGLDSIQKHLNMLSFGNREEQITLLRALIALGKSPADFKGRLGALVRSYLSNDKTALGRVSTELDALVTKDAAGGLHRRYVAEIAASRRAAWAEEFYRLSLQHGITFVFASAGHFCGPESVFDIMRKRRLLQ, from the coding sequence ATGAATACCACCGGGCGTCCTGTATTTCCACTGCTCAGGAGGACCGTTTTGAAGCGCTGCTCCCTGTGTGCCACACGCTGTGCGATCGTGTTCTTGTGTGTGCTCCTTATTCTCCCTTTCCTTTCGTGCTGCACGAGCCTTTCTCGCGGTGCCTTGCCGTCGCTTATCTCCCACAAGGAACGTATGTTCTGGGAAATACGTGGTCCTCAAGGGTCTGTATATATTTTGGGCACTATTTCGGTTGGCAGCGAAAAGCTGCTGCACTTTCAGGACAAAATCCTTGATGTATTTGACTCTGCAAGTCGTCTCTACGCTGAGCTCGGTTCAGAGGACATTAAAAATTTTGCCAGCGTTCTCCAGAGGCGTATGCTTCACGGGATGCTTGAGCAGGAAAACGCTGCTCCAACGCTCTCTTCCCTTTCTCGGGAGGAGTTAGAAATGCTCCGGAGCACCCTGGGAGATGACATGCACACGCTTTCAAGATTTGAACCGTGGGTCATGCGCGTAGCACTCTACCAGGCACTCATCGCGCATACAAAGCTGGACTCCGGGAAGAACATCGAAGCGTTCCTGTACCAGCGCGCGGGGAACCGCAAAATTCTTGGACTAGACAGCATCCAAAAACACCTGAACATGCTTTCCTTTGGCAATCGTGAGGAGCAGATAACGCTGCTTCGTGCACTGATCGCTCTCGGGAAAAGTCCCGCGGACTTTAAGGGCAGGCTCGGTGCCCTCGTGCGCAGTTACCTCTCGAACGACAAAACCGCTTTGGGAAGAGTAAGCACGGAACTGGACGCACTGGTAACGAAGGACGCTGCAGGTGGACTCCACCGCCGGTACGTGGCAGAGATTGCTGCATCGCGGCGCGCTGCGTGGGCAGAGGAATTCTACCGGCTGAGTTTACAGCACGGCATAACGTTTGTGTTTGCGAGCGCCGGGCACTTTTGCGGTCCAGAGAGCGTCTTTGATATCATGAGAAAGAGACGCCTCCTCCAGTAG
- a CDS encoding glycine--tRNA ligase codes for MEKIVGLCKRRGFVFPSSEIYGGQGGVWDYGPMGIALKNNIAHAWWQDMTRLHDHIVGLDAAILMHPNVWRTSGHVDHFSDPLVDCTVCKSRFRADQVAVPSAGGPCPQCGGALTGVRNFNLMFSTHMGPTDERASLLYLRPETAQGIYVNYKNVLQTTRLKVPFGIAQIGKAFRNEIVTKNFIFRTCEFEQMEMQFFVRPAEDTHWFEYWCAQRWAFYQKYGVRMNHMRWRTHAAHELAHYARAACDIEYAFPMGFRELEGVHNRGDFDLTRHAQHSGKDLCYVDPDPNLDAAARRYVPCVVETSAGLTRCVLMFLCDAYTEEYVQAPNVAFSETTQTADQEGAARTGEMRIVLRLHPALSPTTVAFLPLVKKDGLVDLARAVRDELREDFACDFDAAGAIGKRYRRQDEVGTPFCVTVDYQSKEDDTVTVRLRDSMAQRRVSRAFLAEFLRTEIKHYRRP; via the coding sequence ATGGAGAAGATTGTCGGTCTCTGCAAACGGCGTGGCTTTGTGTTTCCATCTTCAGAAATTTATGGTGGCCAAGGAGGTGTTTGGGACTACGGCCCTATGGGCATTGCGCTAAAAAACAATATTGCCCATGCCTGGTGGCAAGATATGACACGCCTACATGATCATATCGTCGGGCTGGATGCAGCAATCTTGATGCATCCAAACGTATGGCGGACGTCTGGCCACGTCGATCACTTCAGTGATCCTTTGGTTGATTGCACGGTGTGTAAAAGTCGCTTTCGCGCGGATCAGGTTGCCGTGCCGTCTGCCGGGGGACCCTGTCCTCAGTGTGGTGGGGCCCTCACGGGCGTGCGTAATTTTAACCTCATGTTCAGTACCCACATGGGTCCTACGGATGAGCGTGCCAGTTTGCTCTACCTGCGTCCTGAAACTGCGCAGGGGATTTATGTAAATTATAAAAACGTCCTGCAAACTACACGCCTGAAGGTGCCTTTTGGTATTGCCCAGATCGGTAAGGCGTTTCGCAATGAGATTGTCACAAAAAACTTTATTTTCCGTACGTGTGAATTTGAACAAATGGAAATGCAGTTTTTTGTGCGCCCCGCAGAGGATACTCACTGGTTTGAGTACTGGTGTGCACAGCGCTGGGCTTTTTACCAAAAGTACGGGGTGCGTATGAACCACATGCGTTGGCGTACCCATGCTGCACATGAGTTGGCTCATTATGCACGGGCTGCCTGTGACATTGAGTATGCATTCCCTATGGGCTTTAGGGAATTAGAAGGGGTGCATAACCGTGGTGACTTTGACCTGACGCGCCACGCGCAGCACTCGGGTAAAGACTTGTGCTATGTGGATCCTGATCCAAACCTGGATGCGGCAGCGCGTCGGTATGTGCCTTGTGTCGTTGAAACGTCTGCAGGATTGACGCGCTGCGTACTCATGTTTCTGTGCGATGCATACACAGAAGAATATGTGCAGGCGCCGAATGTCGCGTTTTCGGAAACGACACAGACAGCTGATCAAGAAGGTGCTGCACGTACGGGCGAGATGCGAATAGTGCTGAGGTTGCACCCTGCGCTTTCTCCCACCACTGTTGCTTTTTTGCCTTTGGTAAAAAAAGACGGATTGGTTGACCTTGCGCGTGCGGTGCGCGACGAGCTGCGTGAGGATTTTGCCTGTGATTTTGATGCAGCTGGCGCGATTGGAAAGCGCTACCGCCGTCAAGACGAGGTGGGTACTCCCTTTTGTGTCACAGTTGATTATCAGTCAAAGGAAGATGATACGGTTACGGTACGTCTGCGCGACAGCATGGCACAGCGCCGGGTCTCTCGTGCCTTTCTTGCAGAGTTTTTGCGCACAGAGATAAAACACTACCGGCGTCCCTAG
- a CDS encoding Smr/MutS family protein gives MRPLMAGKRRKDILPLEEALRAQSAFARTLRTWEGARRAAVRSATVRARRRGALPSSQAAAAPRVSLMEVALARYGLFDKDAAGACAEYARQRRTFSIHSRRGRRKLRTAVPEARLDLHGMTCSEARSALDSFFAQARERLLQKVEIVHGKGHHSKGGSVLAPSVKRYVQAHPHAGELFHPAERRGGKGTTWVLLKRSVPLH, from the coding sequence ATGCGCCCGCTCATGGCGGGGAAAAGACGTAAGGATATTCTGCCTCTTGAGGAGGCTCTGAGGGCGCAGAGCGCGTTTGCCCGGACGTTGCGTACGTGGGAAGGAGCCCGAAGGGCGGCCGTGCGAAGTGCGACTGTGCGCGCACGGCGCCGTGGCGCGCTTCCGTCCTCGCAGGCTGCCGCTGCGCCGCGTGTTTCCCTGATGGAAGTGGCGCTTGCGCGCTACGGACTTTTCGACAAGGACGCTGCAGGCGCTTGTGCGGAGTATGCGCGGCAGAGGCGTACCTTCTCCATCCATTCCCGACGGGGAAGGAGGAAGCTGCGCACCGCAGTCCCTGAGGCGCGTTTAGACCTCCATGGCATGACGTGCAGTGAGGCGCGCAGTGCACTTGATTCGTTTTTTGCGCAGGCGCGTGAGCGGCTCCTCCAGAAGGTTGAAATCGTCCACGGAAAGGGCCACCATTCCAAGGGTGGGAGTGTCCTTGCTCCCTCGGTCAAGCGCTACGTGCAGGCCCATCCTCACGCGGGTGAACTCTTTCACCCTGCAGAACGGCGCGGGGGTAAGGGCACCACGTGGGTCCTTCTGAAAAGGAGCGTTCCTCTGCATTAG
- a CDS encoding CDP-alcohol phosphatidyltransferase family protein, with amino-acid sequence MKAYSYAVEDRSLLTPFLYRFCVDPLLRVVPYRVPANLITLCANACMLLAFTHAYCGSVGGTYAYWFLVPVLCIVYLVGDCLDGRQARRTGTGSPLGEYFDHCLDTSVVGLLAGIFVLAFRIREPFLLTCIFFVPAFVQISTLWEKLHRGVMVFARIGSNEMVVLTTLGAYAGSFETLRALFLTPLFFSCTPAQVCVSVLSTGVCIFSCAVFWRMRVFSCALFLHLSLFFFLCVFSSTYFPTQIGYITALCTLYHMRYAERLLRVIVQGEGTARVEVLVPLLCGVLFLFPQTSFWVQRAQCSILALEVGVHFVRFVYAHRCYWHWLNPLPTQE; translated from the coding sequence ATGAAAGCGTATTCTTATGCAGTAGAGGATCGCTCGCTTCTCACTCCTTTTCTGTATCGCTTCTGTGTAGATCCGCTGTTACGCGTGGTGCCGTATCGAGTTCCGGCGAATCTCATTACGCTGTGCGCAAACGCCTGTATGCTGCTTGCATTTACCCATGCGTACTGCGGCTCGGTGGGGGGTACCTACGCGTATTGGTTTCTAGTTCCTGTGCTGTGTATTGTGTACCTGGTCGGAGATTGTCTTGATGGGCGCCAAGCTCGGAGAACGGGAACTGGTAGCCCCTTGGGAGAATATTTTGACCATTGTTTGGACACCTCTGTTGTAGGACTGCTGGCAGGAATTTTCGTGCTCGCGTTTCGTATACGCGAGCCATTTCTTTTGACGTGTATCTTTTTTGTTCCCGCGTTTGTGCAGATTTCAACCCTGTGGGAAAAGCTGCACCGCGGGGTGATGGTGTTTGCGCGCATTGGGTCAAACGAGATGGTAGTGCTGACCACACTCGGCGCATACGCTGGGTCGTTCGAAACACTGCGTGCGCTGTTCCTCACGCCGTTGTTTTTTTCCTGTACTCCTGCACAGGTATGTGTATCAGTGCTCTCAACGGGAGTGTGTATTTTTTCGTGTGCGGTGTTTTGGCGTATGCGAGTGTTTTCATGCGCACTTTTTTTGCATTTATCCCTTTTCTTCTTTCTCTGTGTATTTTCAAGTACGTATTTCCCCACGCAGATTGGATATATAACGGCACTGTGCACGTTATATCACATGCGATATGCAGAGCGCCTTCTGCGCGTCATTGTACAGGGGGAGGGAACTGCCCGTGTTGAGGTGTTGGTGCCACTTTTGTGCGGTGTGTTGTTTCTTTTTCCTCAGACAAGCTTTTGGGTGCAGCGGGCGCAGTGTAGTATTTTGGCACTTGAGGTGGGGGTGCACTTTGTACGATTTGTGTATGCTCATCGCTGTTATTGGCATTGGCTGAATCCTCTTCCAACACAGGAGTAG